A single window of Qipengyuania sediminis DNA harbors:
- the rpsO gene encoding 30S ribosomal protein S15, with translation MTVTAERKQEIIAENARESGDTGSPEVQVAILTERIRNLTEHFKGHHKDNHSRRGLLMMVNKRRTLLAYLKKKDVERYNALIQKLGLRK, from the coding sequence ATGACCGTCACCGCGGAAAGAAAACAGGAAATCATCGCCGAAAACGCTCGCGAAAGCGGCGATACCGGCAGCCCCGAAGTCCAGGTCGCGATCCTTACCGAGCGTATCCGCAACCTGACCGAGCACTTCAAGGGCCACCACAAGGACAATCATTCGCGCCGCGGCCTGCTGATGATGGTCAACAAGCGCCGCACCCTTCTCGCCTATCTCAAGAAGAAGGACGTCGAGCGGTACAATGCGCTGATTCAGAAGCTCGGGCTTCGGAAATAA